The nucleotide window CCTTTATAGTGTTTGAGTGAATTGGGAGGGTGACGATATGCTTAGGTATGCTCTTACGGATAGCAGAGGGACGAAAGTGAAAAACAAAGACTTAGGGGTGTTTTGGAAATATCAAGTCAATGTTTCTTGTATTGTCCATCCAACTTTGGACAATTGGACTCCCAGTGTCAccgaaaatttattaataatattttatcttaaaaataaattaatactaaattatataataaataatagcaattatatttattatttatttatatattattattataaacttattgtataaaacaataatgctttatttaataatagataagTATTAATGAGATAACTTGTTATTATACGactaagttattaaattatagataaaataaataattaaattatacaatcttataataataagtCAAATATCAATATCCTTATGGGAcgtttgattggataaaaaaaattactttgataatctatcttttattatttatattaatataatttataagtaataaaaaattttgataattttcaactatcaatacttatgtgacaaataatataaataataatgattaattatattataaatattaaatgttaaaatattattaaagtaatcttaattttattataaatatattattatttattaatttttttacattaaaaatagttttattttaaattaatataataaataacataaaaaatgatttaaaataattaaacctaaaaacatttaattaaaataatatactagcattattttattatttctaatcaaatataataattatttatatctatcaaaattTAGTATTAGtaatcatttaaataatatatttttaagataatatttcaatttttgtaataaaatattatttaaattaatcacaCCCTTAATATAAATGCCCTGTGTCGAACTTGTGTAAGATAtagtaaaatatatgttatgtatgtaAAAGATTCCTTTCCTATATCGTATTAGATGTAATCAAGTgtattttaaagtaatatttgaaTGGTGTTAACCATAGAGAACTTAACCAAAACATGATTGAAAGATCACCAAAACAATTCTTAAAACTTTCATCAATCttcctttatttaatttgaaacaaCCACATCCCACTCaaccattttgtttttcttcttcatatcaaacatagtaatttaACCTACAAATGCTTATCCTCACAACAACATAAAAGTGCAGAATCCATGGCCTTACGAAGCTTTCCACGAAGACAGTGGAGGAGTTTCCGAGTTCTTGTATGTAGCAAAGCCACTCATATATCGGTCACCCTTTACAGCATCTGCTGCGGCAATGGATTCAAGTTCAACCATTTCTTCTGGAGTTAGCTTCACAGACAATGctttgatattttcattgaaGTTTTCGATCTTGGTGGTTCCAGGAATCGGACATACATCATCTCCTTGGTGATGAACCCAGGCTAGTGCAAGCTGTGATGTGGTGCATCCTTTCTTCGCTGCCATTTCATTAACACAGTCGAATAACTTTTTGTTATGATCCAGATTTTCAGGCTGGAACCTAGGCAAATGCTGCAAAAGTTGAAACATAAAGTTTGCACTGCACAAAGTGAGATCATGGTACAACATTTGTTGAATACAATACAAGTACTAAAAATTGTATTGTTGTCTACGAACCCGTCTAAAATCATCTTTCGAAATGTTTTCGAGCAACTTAGCCCCTGATGAAAAGAATCCTCGTCCGAGAGGACTGTATGCAACAATCCCAATGCCAAGTTCCCTGAGAAATCCGTAGGATTGCATTAGAaatcatttgtttttttattttttatttattaactagtCTCATTAAAGCCTTACCTGCAAGTAGGAACTATCTCTTCCTCCACATCTCGTGACCATAAGGACCATTCCAACTGCACAGCTGTTATTGGATGAACAGCATGAGCTCGTCTAATTGTTGAAGCAGATGCTTCAGATAGACCTATATACTTTATTTTGCCCTCTTCAACAAGTTTTTTGAGTtccccaatctttgaacatgcAGAAGAAATGAAGCAAAAAATTAGTGTATAAGCTTGCTTTTTTAGCTGATGTGAGCCATACAAGGAACAAagcaaaatttatgaaaaatgcaGCGTATTACAATGCAGGGAACTCAGACTATTAGCGTAAACAAACAAcagtttcataaaaaaattcagCCTAATTCAACCACTGATGCTCACAGTCCGGCAAAAATTACACTGTGATTTCAGATGCTACCAGTAAAGACTCCGAGCCTCTCTTGAATCGAGGAGTGAAACCCTAAACAACATAAACATCTCTGCTGTTTTACCAAAAGACAGATATAAAAGGTATTCTTCACTACAGACCAGATCTCTACTGTATTGACACTAGCCCAAAAAGAGTACCAGTATTCTCCGGTTCACAGGACACAAATGCTTGCCACACATTTTCAATATAGAACACTAGAATGATGAAGAACCCCTATCAGTGTTACTACCCTCAttcattcaatcaatttgaaatcATCTTAAAAGGAAACCTCATTAGCTGCAGGCCATTCGATtggttaaattgatttaacagCGACATaatgtgcacaaataataatcTAAACATGAATTTCAGACTAATAACACTAATCAAAAAGCAGAAGAAAGGTCTTGCAAGGAGCAAACCGTGACTTCAATGGGAACTTTACTGTCAATCCTATGTTGGTAGTAAAGATCAATACAATCGACATCTAGCCGCTTCAAGCTAGCCTCACAGGCAGCCCTCACATAAGCCGGATCGCCATGTATTTCTATCTTGCCATCTGCAAAGTTGATACCAAATTTAGTGGCCAATTCAACTCTTTCTCTCATCCCTTCCTTCAAAGCCTGCCCAAACTCACATCAAATGACATAACAGTTAAGTTTTAAACCCTATACAAGACCACAATGAAAACATGAACCAAATTAAGATTTCAGTAACTTCCCCAGAATTGTTATATATGGCTTAAAAATTCATCAAGAACCTCGTCTAAATTATGAAATCATCGTATACATCTCCCCAAAATCCACCTTTTTGTACTTCATTTTAAAACCAGATGGATTCATGCATAAACATGCGATTcgaacaaaataaaacataaactttataaaattctCTGTTCATTATTCACACCCAGTTGGTGTATGATCAATTCAAGCCAGAAGAAACTCAAAAAAACTCACAAGAAAGTAagggaagagagaaaaatattgaaccTTTCCGAGAAGAATTTCGTTGGTGTGAGGTCCATACACATCAGAAGTGTCAAAAAAAGTGATGCCACTGTTGATGGCATGGTGAATCAAAGCGATCATTTCAGGCTCAGGTTTTGAAGGGCCGTAGGATGCTGTCATCCCCATGCAGCCTAATCCTTGAGCTGAAACTTCCAGGCCTTGTGAGCCAAGCTTGATTCTCTTCACTGTGGCCATTGATTCCTGTGAGTTTCTGGGTTGAATTTTGAAGTTAAAGGGTAAAAAAGTTTGAGATATTTCTGCGAAATGGGGCTGTGTTGTATGGACTGCTTCGTCTCTGTTTTGCAGAGCACCTTTTATAGTGCTTTGAGTGAGTTGGGAGATGACGATATGCTTAGATATGCTCTTACGGATGGCACAGGGACGAACAAAGACTTTGGGGCGTTTTGAAAATATCGGGTCAATGTTTCTTGTATTGCCCACCGTACTTCGTACAATTGGACCGTCAGTGTAACCGAAgatttattactaatatttctATCTGTTAGCaaggatttaaattaaaaataaactaaaactaaaatatataagaagGGGTTAATAGTTAcagttattattaatttatgtaatattattcaaagtttgatgtataaacaataatacTTCATTCAATAATTGGAAAGTTTGATCGagagaatatattattatgtaattaaattattttttattaaaattaaataaataattaaattatgcaaTGTCATGATGATATGTTAAATATCAATACCCTTATAAGGTGTTTCCTTGggatagataaaaattattttagtaaataatcttttatcacttatatacataataaaagatttcgatAGTTTTATACTATCAATAGTTATGTGTcaggtaatataaataataattttaactatagttggattcaaactgagcttgttcgagctcgagctcgagctcgaatttAGTTCGAACAAAGCCAAAATGAGCTTGAacttgaaaattcaatatttatgaacTCAAACTTTGAGGTGTTTAGCTTATCAAGCCCTTAAACTAAAAATGTTGATACAAAATTacgttattttaatcaatatatattaaaataataccgTTTTAACAACAAACTAGTTAAAAGTTCGATTCGAGCTCAAGTTCAAATGAAACTCGAGCTCAACCCTAATCTTAACATTGGAATATATAATAgtgattatatttattattagtttatgtagcattattcaaaatttattgtataaaataataatacttcatttaataatagataagtattaacaaattaacgtattattatatgattaaattattttgaattgaagataaaataattaattaaattacataatctcataattaaattactcaatttattttttattacttatattactatGGTTTAtagttattaaaagattttaataatcttCTACCAccaatatatatgtaataaataatataagtagtaattttattattatgtttatcttaggtattataagttaaaaaattactatagtAATTtcgattttattataattatatttttatttattaattttttatgataaaaatagtttcattttcaatcaatataataaaataatatgttaatatttttttattacctctaacaaaatacaataattatttatacctatcaaaatTTGGTATCATTAATcgtttaaataatatatttttaacataatattttaattttgacaataaaataatatttaaaccaaacacttttttaatataaatttgtaagtTTATGTAATATTTAGAGTCTACAACGTTCTATTTTGAACCGATGTAAAATATAGTAGGATATACGTTATTTACGTAAGAGATTCTTTCCCTATAACATATTTGATGTAATCAAGTGTATTTTAAAGTAATAATTGAATGGTGTTACCCATGGAGAAGTCAACCAAAACATGATTGAGAGATCACCAAAACAATTCTTAAAGTTCGCATCAATCCTCCTTTGTTTAGTTTGAAACAATAACATCCCATtcaaccttttctttttcttcatattaaacatagtaatttAACGGACAAAGTGCAGAAAGTGGATAAGTCCATGGCTTTAAAAAGCTTTCCATGAAGATAGCGGTGGAGTTTCCGAGTTCTTGTAGGTAGCGAAGCCACTCATATATCGGTCACCCTTTACAGCATCTGCTGCAGCAATGGATTCAAGTTCAGCCATTTCTTCTGGAGTTAGTTTCACAGACAACGCTATGATATTCTGATTAAAGTTCTCAATCTTCGTGGTTCCAGGAATCGGACAAACATCATCTCCCTGGTGATGAACCCAGGCTAGCGCAAGCTGTGATGTGGTGCACCCTTTCTTCGCTGCCATTTCATTAACACGCtcgaataatattttattatgatcCAGATTCTCGGGCTGTAACCTGGGATAATTCTGCAAAAGttgaaatacaaaatttcattaacCCGGCCGTGCACAAACTGTGGTGCTGTGTGTTTAATGTAAAACTGAGTTGTTATTTACAATTCATCTATTGTCATCTTTCGAGATGTTTTCAAGCAATTTAGGCCCTGATGAAAAGAATCCTCGTCCGAGAGGGCTATACGCAACAATCCCAATCCCAAGTTCTCTGATAAATCAGCAAGAGTGCATTAGAAATCATATGgtaatttttcatatcttttttttttcttttaaactttcAGCAAATAATTTGCCCCATTAATGCTTTACCTGCAAGTAGGAACTATCTCTTCCTCCACATCTCGCGACCATAAGGACCATTCCAACTGCACAACTGTTATCGGGTGAACAGCATGAGCTCATCTTATCGTTGAAGCAGATGCTTCAGATAGACCTATATACTTTATTTTGCCCTCTTCAACTAGTTTTTTGAGTTCCCTGATCTTTGAACACACTGAAGAAATAGAAGCAAAAAATTAGTGTATAAGCTATTAAGCTTCTTTAGAAGATGTGATCCATATAAGGAACAAATCAAAATGTAGGGAAAAGGCAAAGCATTGTTGTGCAGGGCACTCAGACTGTTGATGAAAACAAACAGCTAGTGTCATTAAAAAATACGACCAAATTTGACACGGATTGATGCCCACAGTCCAACAAAAACCACACTCTGAGTGCCCTTGGAATGGATAGTTTACTCCTAATGACAGTTTCAgttgtaattattatatcatctcCCTTGTCTTACTAACAAAACAGACATAAAAGGCATTCTTCACTGCAGGGCAGATCTCTACCATATTGACACTCGCCTAAACAGATACAAGGCTTGGGTATGTGccataaatttcaatataaaacaaGAGAGAGGAAGAACCCCCTTTCAGTGTCACTACtctcattcattcattcaatcaATTTGTAAAAAACTAAAAGGTAACCACTGTTAGCTGCTGGCTGTTCAATTGGTTGAATTGATATAACAGCATCATAATGTGCACATATAACAATCTAAACATGAATTTCGGTCTAACAACACTACAGAGTAAAAATTTTGCAAGGGACAAACCGTGACTTCAATGGGAACTTTATTGTCAATTCGATGCTGATAGTAAAGATCAATACAATCAACATCTAGCCACTTCAAGCTCGCCTCACAGGCAGCCCTCACATAAGCCGGATCACCTCGTATTTCCATCTTGCCATCTGTATAGATGATACCAAATTTTGTGGCCAATTCAACTCTTTCTCTCATACCTCCCTTCAAAGCCTGCCCAAATTCACATCAAAGgacaaatcaattaatttttaaattctatacAAGGCCACAGTGGAAACATAAACCAAATTAAGCTTTCGCTGAGCTCCCCAGAATTGTAATATATATGccttaaaaattcatcaaaaatatacaaattcttCATGGACAAAGTACAAAAGAGATGATTGGTATAAATGGGCATCCCGAATCACTTGAGATTTTGAACTGTCAAGATGTGTGTCCAAAGACAAAGAAGCTCATCTAAATTAAGAATTCATCATAAAAATCACCATATCATCTACCCTTTTGTACTTTCTTTTCAAACCACATGGATTCATGGATAAATACGCGATTAGAccaaaataaaagcataaacTTCATAAATTCTCCGTGCATTATCCATATCCAGTTGGTGTATGATCAAGTCAAGCCTGAAGAAATTCAGGAAAACGCACAAGAAAGTaaagaaggagagagaaaaattgaACCTTTCCCAGAAGAATTTCGTTGGTGTGAGGTCCATACACATCAGAAGTGTCAAGAAATGTGATTCCACTGCTGATGGCGTGGTGAATCAAAGCGATCATTTCAGGCTCAGGTTTTGGAGGGCCGTAGAAGGCTGACATCCCCATGCAGCCTAAGCCTTGAGCAGAAACTTCCAAGCCTTGTGAGCCAACCTTAATTCTCTTCACTGTCGCCATTGATTCCTGTGAGTTTCTGGGTTGGATTTTGATGCTAAAGTGCAAATGAGTTCgggattttttttggtttttgtgaaGCGGAGCTCTGCTGTGTGGATCGTTTTGCCATCGCATGTCAGGGCCCTATTTATCGTCTTGGAGAGAGTTGGGAGGGTGACGATATGCTTAGATAAGCTCTTACGGATAATGTGGTGACTAAAGTGGAAGAAACAAAGACTTTGAGTTGGTTGGCATGAATTGATTGCCACTTACTAAACACCATTACTAACCacgaaaaagaaagagaaaagcaaaaagaaaataggatTCATACGAAGTTAGGGTGTATAGAGGTGACTGGTATCTGAATTTAGGAAGTGCAAACTCCATAGGTGAATTTCAAGAGTAGCGAAATTAGACACTCGAGTAAATCCAATGGTTAGGATCCTGTTTACTGGTTAGTCTAATCAAACAAAGTGAGTGTGACTTATGAACTCAAATTATCTATTGTAGCGTACATATGACTTCTGATAGACATGAGACAAATCAGAACACGAACGTCACAAAATTAGAGCGCGCTACACTTATGAGATTTGacagagaaaatgataatattttattataaaattagaaatattatcttaaaaataaattacttaaaagattaatagatataattgattattatatttgataaaattttatagatataaataattattgtgtttgattaaagataataaaagattattagtaaattattttatttaaatatccttgaatataattatttttaaatatttttgtatattatttatcatattaattaaaaataaatttatttttgtctcaaaaaattaataaataataatataattataataaaatcaagattaccttggtaactttaaatacctaagataaaagtggtaatcaaattaccacctatattatctgtcacgtcagtattggtaatagaagattactgtaatattttattactgacaaaccaaacaagagaataaaagatagattgtcaaaataatctttaaatactgaaaccaaacgccccctcaTTCCATTGTTTAGTTCTTTCAGTAATTTTGGTTAGtttaatttacctttttaatataataaaaaattatttataaattaatataattttaattattaattaaaattagtagtGGAATCTTTCACTTTTCCTCTACTCAAACTTCAAAGGTATCCTTCACTAGaactttataaatttgaaa belongs to Mangifera indica cultivar Alphonso chromosome 2, CATAS_Mindica_2.1, whole genome shotgun sequence and includes:
- the LOC123208316 gene encoding probable aldo-keto reductase 3 isoform X1, with the translated sequence MATVKRIKLGSQGLEVSAQGLGCMGMTASYGPSKPEPEMIALIHHAINSGITFFDTSDVYGPHTNEILLGKALKEGMRERVELATKFGINFADGKIEIHGDPAYVRAACEASLKRLDVDCIDLYYQHRIDSKVPIEVTIGELKKLVEEGKIKYIGLSEASASTIRRAHAVHPITAVQLEWSLWSRDVEEEIVPTCRELGIGIVAYSPLGRGFFSSGAKLLENISKDDFRRHLPRFQPENLDHNKKLFDCVNEMAAKKGCTTSQLALAWVHHQGDDVCPIPGTTKIENFNENIKALSVKLTPEEMVELESIAAADAVKGDRYMSGFATYKNSETPPLSSWKAS
- the LOC123208316 gene encoding probable aldo-keto reductase 2 isoform X2; protein product: MATVKRIKLGSQGLEVSAQGLGCMGMTASYGPSKPEPEMIALIHHAINSGITFFDTSDVYGPHTNEILLGKIGELKKLVEEGKIKYIGLSEASASTIRRAHAVHPITAVQLEWSLWSRDVEEEIVPTCRELGIGIVAYSPLGRGFFSSGAKLLENISKDDFRRHLPRFQPENLDHNKKLFDCVNEMAAKKGCTTSQLALAWVHHQGDDVCPIPGTTKIENFNENIKALSVKLTPEEMVELESIAAADAVKGDRYMSGFATYKNSETPPLSSWKAS
- the LOC123208316 gene encoding probable aldo-keto reductase 3 isoform X3 yields the protein MATVKRIKLGSQGLEVSAQGLGCMGMTASYGPSKPEPEMIALIHHAINSGITFFDTSDVYGPHTNEILLGKVQYFSLFPYFLALKEGMRERVELATKFGINFADGKIEIHGDPAYVRAACEASLKRLDVDCIDLYYQHRIDSKVPIEVTIGELKKLVEEGKIKYIGLSEASASTIRRAHAVHPITAVQLEWSLWSRDVEEEIVPTCRELGIGIVAYSPLGRGFFSSGAKLLENISKDDFRRHLPRFQPENLDHNKKLFDCVNEMAAKKGCTTSQLALAWVHHQGDDVCPIPGTTKIENFNENIKALSVKLTPEEMVELESIAAADAVKGDRYMSGFATYKNSETPPLSSWKAS